A stretch of Campylobacter showae DNA encodes these proteins:
- a CDS encoding DMT family transporter, producing MHYNTPKFKGKILFRRYVLHHLGAYYMIIACMFFAAVGGFAKVLSEQMSSIEVVFFRNAVGLAIVLYAIYKRPPTHQKGGQFWVLMFRGFIGTVALFALFYNIAHINLGAAYTFQKTSPIFTAIFAAIFLKEALSKKGWGAIFLGFIGILFIIQPNLGISKTDWLGLWSGVGAALAMLSVRSLRKSYDTSVIVLSFMAWGTALPMLLMGAAEWVKFEPLDFLLAPFTVPDFKGIILIALMGLAGYFFQFYMTKAYAASKKAGSVAAISYMDVVFSLVIGFFMGDTLPNAAAFFGIMLVVISGIIVARER from the coding sequence TTGCATTACAATACGCCTAAATTTAAAGGAAAAATTTTGTTTCGTAGATACGTTTTGCACCATTTGGGCGCTTATTATATGATCATCGCGTGTATGTTTTTTGCTGCCGTCGGAGGCTTTGCGAAAGTTTTGAGCGAGCAGATGTCAAGCATCGAGGTTGTGTTTTTTAGAAACGCCGTCGGCCTTGCTATCGTGCTTTACGCCATTTACAAAAGGCCGCCGACGCATCAAAAAGGCGGGCAGTTTTGGGTGCTGATGTTTCGCGGTTTTATCGGCACGGTCGCGCTTTTTGCTCTTTTTTACAACATCGCTCACATAAATTTAGGCGCTGCCTATACTTTTCAAAAAACCAGCCCCATTTTCACGGCGATTTTTGCGGCGATTTTCTTAAAAGAAGCGCTTAGCAAAAAGGGTTGGGGCGCGATATTTCTGGGCTTTATCGGGATACTTTTTATCATCCAGCCAAATTTAGGTATCAGTAAAACTGACTGGCTGGGTCTTTGGAGCGGCGTAGGGGCTGCGCTGGCGATGCTTAGCGTGCGTTCGCTGCGCAAAAGCTACGACACGAGTGTTATCGTGCTTAGCTTTATGGCGTGGGGAACGGCGCTGCCGATGCTGCTGATGGGCGCTGCCGAGTGGGTCAAATTTGAGCCTTTAGATTTTTTACTAGCGCCCTTTACCGTGCCCGATTTTAAAGGCATAATTTTAATCGCGCTAATGGGGCTTGCGGGTTATTTTTTCCAGTTTTATATGACGAAGGCGTATGCGGCGAGCAAAAAGGCGGGCTCGGTAGCCGCGATAAGCTATATGGATGTCGTATTTTCGCTCGTCATCGGCTTTTTTATGGGCGATACGCTGCCTAATGCGGCGGCGTTTTTTGGTATAATGCTGGTCGTTATCAGCGGAATAATCGTAGCAAGGGAGAGATGA
- the der gene encoding ribosome biogenesis GTPase Der — protein MQKIILVGKPNVGKSSLFNRLAGRRIAITSDVSGTTRDTNKTIIEIYDRSCVLIDSGGLDDSSELFKNVKAKTLAEARSSDAIIFMVDGKMMPSDEDKALYYALLKLNLPTALVINKIDSKKDELRSYEFANFGAKTSFAISVSHNAGIDELADWIYKQLKDEIRPDVGEDLDEFLENFGDDGEVVREMSAREDYERKNIQVGIIGRVNVGKSSLLNALVKESRAVVSDIAGTTIDPVNETFVYEDRVFEFVDTAGIRKRGKIEGIERYALNRTESALELADIALLVLDSSEPLTELDERIAGLAAKFELGVIIVLNKWDKSEEDFDKFSREIRDKFKFLAYAPIISVSALGGKRVHKIYPLILEVYKNYTQKIQTARLNEAIEEAVKAHPIPREKGKSVKIYYAVQFGFAPPKIALVMNRPRALHFSYKRYLTNKLREKFDLSGTPIVLIPKNRSGSDEENEGRSE, from the coding sequence TTGCAAAAGATAATTTTAGTCGGCAAGCCAAACGTCGGCAAAAGCTCGCTCTTTAACCGCCTAGCCGGCAGACGTATAGCCATCACCAGCGACGTTAGCGGTACGACGCGAGATACGAACAAAACGATTATAGAAATTTACGATAGAAGCTGCGTTTTGATCGACAGCGGCGGACTCGACGATAGTAGCGAGCTCTTTAAAAACGTCAAGGCAAAAACCCTAGCCGAAGCTAGAAGCTCGGATGCGATCATCTTTATGGTCGATGGCAAAATGATGCCTAGTGACGAGGACAAAGCCCTATACTACGCGCTTTTAAAGCTAAATTTACCGACCGCGCTCGTAATCAACAAAATAGACAGCAAAAAAGACGAGCTGCGAAGCTACGAGTTTGCAAATTTCGGCGCAAAAACGAGCTTTGCCATCTCGGTTAGCCATAACGCAGGCATAGACGAGCTAGCGGACTGGATCTATAAACAGCTAAAAGACGAGATTCGCCCCGACGTAGGTGAAGATCTGGACGAGTTTTTAGAAAATTTCGGCGACGACGGCGAGGTGGTTAGGGAGATGTCGGCTCGCGAGGATTATGAACGCAAAAATATCCAAGTAGGCATCATAGGACGCGTAAACGTCGGCAAAAGCTCGCTTCTAAACGCGCTAGTAAAAGAGTCCCGCGCGGTCGTGAGCGACATAGCCGGCACGACGATAGACCCGGTAAACGAGACTTTCGTCTATGAGGATAGAGTTTTTGAGTTCGTCGATACCGCGGGTATCAGAAAACGCGGCAAGATAGAAGGCATCGAAAGATACGCGCTAAACCGCACAGAGTCCGCGCTAGAGCTAGCCGACATCGCGCTTTTGGTGCTTGATAGCTCCGAGCCGCTAACCGAGCTTGACGAGCGTATCGCGGGCCTTGCGGCTAAATTTGAGCTGGGCGTCATCATCGTGCTAAACAAATGGGACAAAAGCGAGGAAGATTTTGATAAATTTAGCCGCGAGATCAGGGATAAATTTAAATTTCTCGCCTACGCGCCTATCATCAGCGTGAGCGCGCTCGGCGGCAAAAGGGTGCATAAAATTTACCCGCTGATATTAGAAGTTTATAAAAACTACACGCAAAAAATCCAAACCGCAAGGCTAAACGAAGCTATCGAAGAGGCGGTAAAAGCGCATCCTATACCGCGCGAAAAGGGTAAGAGCGTGAAAATTTACTACGCAGTGCAGTTTGGTTTCGCGCCGCCAAAAATCGCACTCGTGATGAACCGTCCGCGCGCCCTGCACTTTAGCTACAAGCGCTACCTGACAAACAAACTGCGCGAAAAATTTGATCTATCCGGCACTCCTATCGTGCTGATACCGAAAAATCGTAGCGGCTCGGACGAGGAAAACGAGGGAAGAAGTGAGTAA
- a CDS encoding shikimate kinase has translation MSKNLVFIGFMGVGKGTVARHIAKKMGKLFLDTDELIESEQNLKVREIFEKKGEEYFRKCEAKLAKKLAKNVKSSVIAAGGGFAKVKGLKKIGKIIYLKSSFEAILKRIDESGEAQMHYAKRPLLRDLNAAKKLFDERKKMYKSVADLIIDVEGKELEQVAKEIEAQLKSRKRTK, from the coding sequence GTGAGTAAAAATTTAGTTTTTATCGGCTTTATGGGCGTGGGCAAAGGCACGGTGGCAAGGCACATCGCAAAAAAAATGGGCAAACTGTTTTTGGATACCGACGAGCTGATCGAAAGCGAGCAAAATTTAAAAGTACGAGAAATTTTCGAGAAAAAAGGCGAGGAGTATTTTAGAAAATGCGAGGCAAAACTCGCTAAAAAGCTGGCTAAAAACGTAAAATCCTCGGTGATAGCGGCAGGCGGCGGCTTTGCAAAGGTTAAAGGCCTTAAAAAAATCGGTAAAATCATCTATCTAAAATCAAGTTTCGAGGCGATTTTAAAGCGCATAGACGAGAGCGGCGAAGCGCAGATGCACTATGCCAAGCGCCCGCTTTTGCGCGATCTAAACGCAGCAAAAAAGCTTTTTGACGAGAGAAAAAAGATGTATAAAAGCGTCGCCGATCTCATAATCGACGTCGAGGGCAAAGAGCTGGAGCAAGTCGCGAAAGAGATCGAGGCGCAACTAAAATCAAGAAAAAGGACTAAGTAA
- the trpS gene encoding tryptophan--tRNA ligase, translating to MRVLTGLQPSGKLHLGNYFASIKQMVEAQGQSEMFMFIANYHAMTSVADAGKLKQNTYEAASAFLSLGIDPQKSVFWVQSDVKEVLELYWILSQYTPMGLLERAHSYKDKVAKGLTSHHGLFSYPVLMAADILLYGAQVVPVGKDQIQHVEIARDIAIKFNNEHGDIFVLPEYKVDENVATVPGTDGAKMSKSYGNTIDIFASTKELKKQISSIVTTSEPLEAPKQWQNCNVYNIAKLFLDEDGQRDLQARYERGGEGHGHFKMYLNELVWGYFADAREKFDYYLNHAGEVDEILNEGAKRARAVAAPIMEKIRAATGIYK from the coding sequence TTGAGAGTACTAACGGGTTTGCAACCAAGTGGCAAACTACACCTAGGCAACTACTTCGCCTCGATCAAACAAATGGTTGAGGCGCAGGGGCAAAGCGAGATGTTTATGTTTATCGCAAACTACCACGCGATGACCTCGGTCGCCGACGCGGGGAAGCTAAAACAAAACACTTATGAGGCGGCGAGCGCGTTTTTGTCGCTGGGTATCGATCCGCAAAAGAGCGTATTTTGGGTACAAAGCGACGTAAAAGAGGTTTTAGAGCTCTACTGGATACTGAGCCAATACACCCCGATGGGCCTGCTAGAGCGCGCTCACAGCTACAAGGACAAGGTCGCAAAGGGTCTTACCTCGCATCACGGGCTTTTTAGTTATCCCGTTTTGATGGCGGCAGATATCCTGCTATACGGCGCGCAGGTCGTACCAGTGGGCAAGGATCAGATCCAGCACGTCGAGATCGCACGCGACATCGCGATCAAATTTAACAACGAGCACGGCGATATCTTCGTCCTGCCGGAGTACAAAGTCGATGAAAACGTAGCTACCGTGCCGGGCACCGACGGCGCGAAAATGAGCAAAAGCTACGGCAACACGATAGATATTTTCGCCAGCACTAAAGAGCTAAAAAAGCAAATTTCAAGCATCGTGACGACCTCCGAGCCGCTTGAAGCGCCTAAGCAGTGGCAAAACTGCAACGTCTATAATATCGCTAAATTATTCCTAGACGAGGACGGACAGCGCGACTTGCAGGCTAGATATGAGCGCGGCGGCGAGGGACACGGACACTTTAAGATGTATCTAAACGAGCTGGTTTGGGGCTATTTTGCGGATGCGAGAGAGAAATTTGATTATTATCTAAATCACGCTGGCGAAGTGGATGAAATTTTAAACGAAGGCGCGAAAAGAGCGCGAGCCGTAGCGGCTCCGATAATGGAAAAAATACGCGCCGCAACCGGCATCTATAAATAA
- the serS gene encoding serine--tRNA ligase, whose translation MINLKLLDTRYDEFVKKLQGKNVKPEVLNELLTTFNELKAKRQALENFQAIQNAKSKELGIKARNGENTDELKNELNLNKAAMGDAAEIVRAYEEKLENIASCVPNITDDDVPFGKDEDDNVCVKTVLEPTKFDFAPKEHWELGESLGWLDFERGVKLSGSRFCVLKGMGARLSRALVNYMIDFNNARGFELVNVPFLVNANTLYGTGQLPKFEDDLYKAQGEDLYLIPTSEVPVTNLYNDEILPVESLPIKMTCYSACFRKEAGSAGRDTRGMIRQHQFEKVELVAITTPELSAQMLDEMVACASDLLTSLGLPHRHMLLCSGDLGFSAAKTIDLEVWLPGQNKYREISSVSNTRDFQARRAKIRYKDGKKNALVNTLNGSSLAVGRTLIAIMENYQKADGSIEIPEVLKRYM comes from the coding sequence ATGATAAATTTAAAACTACTCGACACTCGCTACGACGAGTTCGTAAAAAAATTACAAGGCAAAAACGTAAAGCCCGAGGTTTTAAACGAGCTTTTGACAACATTTAACGAGCTAAAAGCCAAACGTCAAGCCCTAGAAAATTTCCAAGCGATCCAAAATGCTAAGAGCAAAGAGCTAGGCATAAAGGCTAGAAACGGCGAGAACACCGACGAGCTAAAAAACGAGCTAAATTTAAACAAAGCAGCGATGGGAGATGCCGCAGAAATCGTGCGCGCATACGAGGAAAAGCTAGAAAACATCGCAAGCTGCGTGCCTAATATTACCGATGACGACGTGCCGTTTGGCAAGGACGAGGACGATAACGTCTGCGTAAAAACGGTGCTTGAGCCTACCAAATTTGACTTCGCGCCAAAGGAGCACTGGGAGCTTGGCGAGAGCTTAGGCTGGCTTGATTTCGAGCGCGGCGTTAAGCTATCAGGCTCGCGCTTTTGCGTGCTAAAGGGCATGGGAGCGCGCCTATCAAGAGCGCTAGTTAACTACATGATCGACTTTAACAACGCGCGCGGCTTTGAACTGGTTAACGTACCGTTTTTGGTAAATGCAAACACGCTTTACGGCACCGGACAGTTGCCTAAATTTGAAGACGATCTATATAAGGCTCAGGGCGAGGACCTGTATCTAATCCCTACTAGTGAGGTGCCGGTGACGAATCTTTATAATGACGAAATTTTACCCGTAGAGAGCTTACCGATAAAGATGACTTGCTACTCGGCGTGCTTCCGTAAAGAAGCGGGCTCCGCCGGACGCGACACGCGCGGCATGATACGCCAACATCAGTTTGAAAAGGTCGAGCTCGTAGCCATCACGACTCCAGAGCTTAGCGCACAGATGCTAGACGAGATGGTAGCGTGCGCCAGCGACTTACTAACGAGCCTTGGATTGCCGCACCGCCACATGTTGCTTTGCAGCGGAGACCTTGGCTTTAGCGCGGCAAAGACGATAGACCTCGAGGTCTGGCTACCGGGGCAAAACAAATACCGCGAGATAAGCTCGGTGTCAAATACCCGCGACTTCCAAGCGCGCAGGGCTAAAATCCGCTACAAAGACGGCAAGAAAAACGCTCTGGTAAACACCCTAAACGGCTCGAGCCTAGCCGTAGGTAGGACTCTCATAGCAATAATGGAAAACTACCAAAAAGCAGACGGCAGCATCGAGATCCCGGAAGTTCTTAAAAGGTACATGTAG
- a CDS encoding tetratricopeptide repeat protein — MAQNNDENVVILEEAETQLSDKEPRPEEQEGGESDELVSLDELEPVVPEQTADAQEEAKKSKKKLFIIGGSAGALVIILAVVLFFVFRGEKKPPIDEKQIVKDIEEHYESQKFGSSKIDDMIAKANLLYEKGNKFEALKIYENIAVYNQSLSNYNLGVSQMRQGKFEDALKSFKKAIDNNENVAVSAINAAVSSLELKNEQNFNYYINLASSFLYKEADSPLYNYYYALINYYKGQYVEALAALSHAENGYYKDRYDYLAAKILSFIGDDAEAIKKLEAQKEFDADLALGMLYARLGQYEKARNRLNLALNKGGDSNKINSMIAIINLKDGNFEAATNEIKAVFHEDPLFLNANFPIKTILKPELFDVNLAQAHFRNDLFFDKTKRYETLFYFAPYKVFDPNQTINYIRKGGVSLFLDDASAAGNYLNASGALSKVNLELSSAIANALNYKLKQANAQFASLISLYPEHSVLHYDLALSYAQLGNFSMAAKHFITSYHLDPTNHLAGVLGAIANDINAVDNTKLLQEISENLDHDSSSKDAPVSQALMALIANNSGALMRWLEEDKEESALNLAFDAIIAKMTDKGEEFAKKTQILKAKLPEDIVANILDFIANYKDEGIKKYVEQIQIYFHDKRLNDAAFYHGANIIKEQYIKLLQISGLLNYEREKIKALLKQGANNTDLLQTLAYIDIFTNDFEESYQIYNRIIDEFKINDAGTLFLAAVAAIGSNHPQNATALLELSKLTDPNAMESRVALGHLYQEIDNIEAATIQYGLIKDPNFKSKFVDFMIDYEKLKK, encoded by the coding sequence GTGGCGCAAAACAACGATGAAAACGTAGTAATCCTCGAAGAGGCCGAAACCCAGCTAAGCGACAAAGAGCCCCGACCGGAAGAACAAGAAGGTGGCGAAAGCGACGAGCTGGTTTCGCTCGACGAGCTAGAACCAGTAGTTCCCGAACAAACCGCAGACGCGCAAGAAGAGGCTAAAAAAAGCAAGAAAAAGCTTTTTATCATCGGAGGATCGGCGGGCGCGCTCGTCATCATCTTGGCCGTAGTTTTGTTTTTCGTTTTTAGAGGCGAGAAAAAGCCGCCGATAGACGAAAAACAGATCGTAAAAGATATCGAGGAGCACTACGAGTCGCAAAAATTCGGCAGCTCAAAGATCGACGACATGATCGCTAAGGCAAATTTACTCTACGAAAAGGGCAATAAATTTGAGGCGCTGAAAATCTACGAAAACATCGCAGTTTATAACCAAAGCCTCTCAAACTATAATCTCGGCGTTTCGCAGATGAGGCAGGGCAAATTTGAAGACGCGCTAAAAAGCTTTAAAAAAGCTATCGACAATAATGAAAACGTCGCCGTTAGCGCCATAAATGCCGCAGTCAGCTCACTGGAGCTAAAAAACGAGCAAAATTTTAACTACTACATAAATCTCGCAAGCTCGTTTTTATATAAAGAAGCAGACTCTCCGCTATACAACTACTACTACGCGCTCATAAACTACTATAAAGGCCAATACGTCGAGGCCCTAGCGGCCCTCTCGCACGCCGAAAACGGCTACTATAAAGATCGCTACGACTACCTAGCGGCTAAAATTTTAAGCTTTATCGGCGACGATGCCGAAGCGATAAAAAAGCTCGAAGCCCAAAAAGAATTTGACGCAGATCTAGCTCTGGGTATGCTCTACGCAAGGCTCGGGCAATATGAAAAGGCCAGAAACAGACTAAATTTAGCACTCAACAAAGGCGGCGACTCAAATAAAATAAACTCGATGATAGCCATCATCAACCTAAAAGACGGCAATTTTGAAGCTGCGACCAATGAAATAAAAGCTGTTTTTCACGAGGATCCGCTATTTTTAAATGCGAATTTCCCGATCAAAACGATCCTAAAACCAGAGCTTTTCGACGTAAATTTAGCTCAGGCGCACTTTAGAAACGACCTGTTTTTCGACAAAACCAAACGCTACGAGACGCTATTTTACTTCGCGCCTTATAAAGTTTTTGACCCGAACCAAACGATAAACTACATAAGAAAAGGCGGAGTTAGCCTATTTTTGGACGATGCAAGCGCAGCGGGAAACTACCTAAACGCTAGCGGCGCTCTCTCAAAGGTAAATTTAGAGCTCTCATCAGCCATCGCAAACGCCCTAAACTACAAGCTAAAGCAGGCTAACGCGCAGTTCGCCTCGCTCATCTCGCTATATCCCGAACACTCGGTTTTACACTACGATCTGGCACTTAGCTACGCGCAGCTGGGCAACTTTAGCATGGCGGCGAAACACTTTATCACGAGCTATCACCTAGACCCGACAAATCACCTAGCAGGCGTACTGGGCGCTATCGCAAACGACATAAACGCAGTGGATAATACTAAGCTACTACAAGAGATCTCTGAAAATCTCGACCACGACTCAAGCTCGAAAGACGCACCGGTTAGCCAAGCTCTAATGGCGCTCATAGCAAATAACAGCGGCGCTTTAATGCGCTGGCTAGAAGAAGATAAGGAAGAGAGCGCGCTAAATTTAGCCTTTGACGCGATAATCGCAAAGATGACCGACAAGGGCGAGGAGTTTGCTAAAAAAACGCAAATTTTAAAGGCCAAGCTGCCTGAAGATATCGTGGCGAATATCCTTGATTTTATCGCAAACTATAAGGATGAAGGCATCAAAAAATACGTCGAGCAAATCCAAATTTACTTCCACGACAAACGGCTAAACGACGCGGCGTTTTACCACGGCGCAAACATCATCAAAGAGCAATACATAAAGCTTTTGCAAATCTCGGGTCTACTAAACTACGAACGCGAGAAAATAAAAGCGCTACTAAAACAAGGCGCCAATAACACCGATTTGCTCCAGACGCTAGCTTATATCGACATTTTCACGAATGATTTTGAAGAGAGCTATCAGATCTACAACCGCATAATCGACGAATTTAAGATAAACGACGCGGGCACGCTATTTCTAGCTGCCGTAGCCGCCATCGGCTCAAACCACCCGCAAAACGCAACCGCGCTTTTGGAGCTATCTAAGCTTACCGATCCAAATGCGATGGAAAGCCGCGTGGCGCTTGGACACCTATACCAAGAGATCGATAATATCGAAGCTGCGACGATACAATACGGACTGATAAAAGATCCAAATTTTAAAAGCAAATTCGTTGATTTTATGATTGATTACGAGAAGCTGAAAAAGTAG
- a CDS encoding vWA domain-containing protein yields MKKIAFLLMIIGAFAFAKSEEAPQKSEPKQLEMVLILDKSGSMSGLESDTIGGFNSMIDKQKEAGVDAKVTTVLFDTNFKTLHDRADIKKVEKLTNKDYVAGGNTALLDAVGDTINKISKVEDIYAKNRAVLFVIVTDGQENSSKEYSKAQIKKMISDKQEKYDWEFIFLGANIDAVSEAQSLGIKGTNAVKYKNSSEGVQKNFEAAAEMSKDMAMDKKSSSKWREKVLKDK; encoded by the coding sequence ATGAAAAAAATCGCGTTTTTGTTGATGATTATCGGGGCGTTTGCGTTTGCTAAAAGCGAGGAAGCGCCGCAAAAATCAGAACCAAAACAGCTTGAGATGGTGCTTATCTTAGATAAATCAGGCTCGATGAGCGGGCTTGAAAGCGATACTATCGGCGGCTTTAACTCGATGATCGACAAGCAAAAAGAAGCAGGCGTGGACGCCAAGGTGACGACGGTGCTTTTTGATACGAATTTTAAAACTCTGCACGATAGAGCCGATATCAAAAAGGTCGAGAAGCTAACAAACAAAGACTATGTCGCGGGCGGCAATACCGCGCTACTAGACGCGGTCGGCGATACGATAAACAAAATCTCAAAAGTCGAGGACATCTACGCCAAAAACAGAGCCGTGCTTTTCGTGATCGTAACCGACGGACAGGAAAACTCGAGCAAGGAGTACTCAAAGGCGCAGATAAAAAAGATGATAAGCGATAAGCAGGAAAAATACGACTGGGAGTTTATATTTTTGGGAGCGAATATCGATGCGGTTAGCGAGGCGCAGAGCTTAGGTATAAAGGGCACGAACGCGGTGAAATACAAAAACAGCAGTGAGGGCGTGCAGAAAAACTTCGAGGCTGCGGCCGAGATGTCTAAAGATATGGCGATGGATAAAAAATCAAGCTCAAAATGGCGCGAAAAGGTGCTTAAGGATAAGTAA
- a CDS encoding 2-isopropylmalate synthase has translation MNNDKIIIFDTTLRDGEQSPGASMNTEEKIRIARQLERLNVDVMEVGFAAASRGDFDAIHQIAKQASNASICSLARAVDGDIKAAGEAIAPAKNRRIHTFIATSPIHMEFKLKMSPDEVIRRAVRAVEYAKTFCDDVEFSCEDACRSEMSFLKEICDAAINAGAKTINIPDTVGYLYPEEITARIGEMVKFINGRAVVSVHNHNDLGLATANSLAAIKAGARQVECTLNGIGERAGNAALEEIVMAIKTRSDVFAPLYTDIVYKEIYPSSRLLAGIIGIEPQPNKAIVGKNAFAHESGIHQDGVLKHKETYEIISAESIGLDKNSLILGKHSGRHAFKDKLVSLGFELEDSALNEAFEKFKALADKKKEVFDDDLRALVTSEIIKIPEVFEFLTLTQSSCNKGLSSAAITLRHADEIKSDAALGNGTADAIFKVIDRLSGINGVLKDYKVNAVSQGKDALANVVVKVEFNGKTVIGHGLDIDTMTASAKAYVGALNSYVKISATK, from the coding sequence ATGAACAATGATAAAATAATAATATTTGATACGACTTTACGAGACGGCGAGCAAAGCCCCGGCGCATCAATGAATACCGAGGAGAAAATCCGTATCGCGCGCCAGCTAGAGCGCCTAAACGTAGACGTTATGGAGGTTGGTTTTGCTGCGGCTAGTAGGGGCGATTTCGATGCGATACATCAGATCGCCAAGCAAGCCTCAAACGCCTCTATCTGTTCGCTCGCCCGTGCCGTGGACGGCGATATAAAGGCTGCGGGCGAAGCTATAGCTCCGGCAAAAAATAGGCGCATCCACACCTTTATCGCTACGAGCCCGATCCATATGGAGTTTAAGCTAAAAATGTCTCCAGATGAAGTGATTAGGCGTGCCGTGCGAGCCGTGGAATACGCTAAAACCTTCTGCGATGACGTCGAGTTTAGCTGCGAGGACGCGTGCAGGAGCGAGATGAGCTTTTTAAAAGAAATTTGCGACGCCGCTATAAACGCCGGAGCAAAAACGATCAACATCCCAGACACCGTGGGGTATCTATATCCCGAGGAGATTACCGCTCGCATAGGAGAAATGGTTAAATTTATAAACGGTCGCGCAGTCGTTTCCGTGCATAATCACAACGACCTAGGCCTAGCTACGGCAAACTCGCTAGCTGCGATAAAAGCGGGCGCCAGGCAGGTAGAGTGCACGCTAAACGGCATCGGCGAGCGTGCCGGAAATGCCGCGCTTGAAGAGATTGTGATGGCGATAAAGACGCGCAGCGACGTATTCGCGCCGCTTTACACGGACATAGTTTATAAAGAAATTTATCCCAGCTCGCGCCTACTAGCGGGTATCATCGGCATCGAGCCGCAGCCAAACAAAGCCATCGTCGGCAAAAACGCCTTCGCTCACGAAAGCGGCATCCACCAAGACGGCGTGTTAAAACATAAAGAAACCTACGAAATCATCAGCGCCGAGAGCATCGGACTGGATAAAAACTCGCTGATACTAGGCAAACACTCGGGTCGCCACGCCTTTAAAGATAAGCTAGTAAGCCTTGGTTTTGAGCTCGAAGATAGCGCGCTAAACGAGGCGTTTGAGAAATTTAAGGCGCTAGCGGATAAGAAAAAAGAGGTCTTTGACGACGACTTGCGCGCGCTAGTTACGAGCGAGATCATCAAGATCCCCGAAGTTTTCGAGTTCTTGACGCTCACGCAAAGCAGCTGCAACAAAGGCCTAAGCAGCGCGGCGATCACGCTTCGTCACGCAGACGAGATCAAGAGCGATGCGGCGCTTGGCAACGGTACGGCAGACGCGATATTTAAAGTCATCGACCGTCTAAGCGGCATAAACGGCGTACTAAAAGACTATAAGGTAAACGCCGTTTCGCAAGGCAAAGACGCGCTGGCAAACGTAGTAGTAAAGGTCGAATTTAACGGCAAAACCGTCATCGGACACGGACTTGATATCGACACGATGACGGCGAGCGCCAAAGCGTATGTAGGCGCGCTAAACAGCTACGTTAAAATAAGCGCTACAAAGTAA
- the pssA gene encoding CDP-diacylglycerol--serine O-phosphatidyltransferase, whose product MQDNQHKLQLMYILPNLFTAASAFLGIISIIASVRGYIAASAGLVEEANGYFFKAIIYIVLSLFLDGLDGRVARLTKTTSKFGVEFDSLADIIAFGVAPAMLFYFTVGHSFGRLGSLVAALFVVFGAIRLARFNVMTGTYEPSVFIGLPIPTAAIVSAFWVGLSLEYDFTRSAEWFLLFLQILLSVLMVSNIRYPSFKKIDLKKAHFLRILVGLTVAFSVIYIYPIEAVTALMSVYVSYGIIRYVFMRCKNKKNQKESE is encoded by the coding sequence ATGCAAGACAATCAGCATAAACTTCAGTTAATGTATATTTTGCCGAATTTATTCACGGCGGCTTCGGCCTTTTTGGGTATCATCAGTATCATCGCTTCCGTCCGCGGCTACATCGCGGCCAGCGCAGGACTAGTCGAGGAGGCTAACGGCTACTTTTTTAAGGCTATTATTTACATCGTTTTGTCTCTTTTTCTGGACGGACTTGATGGGCGAGTAGCGAGGCTAACCAAAACTACGTCAAAATTCGGCGTGGAGTTTGACAGTCTTGCCGATATTATAGCTTTCGGCGTCGCGCCCGCGATGCTTTTTTACTTTACGGTCGGACACAGCTTTGGGCGTTTGGGTTCGCTAGTCGCTGCACTGTTTGTAGTTTTTGGTGCTATTAGACTTGCTCGGTTTAACGTAATGACCGGCACCTACGAGCCGTCTGTTTTTATCGGCCTTCCGATACCAACGGCGGCCATTGTGTCTGCATTTTGGGTTGGGCTGAGCTTGGAGTATGATTTTACTAGAAGTGCCGAGTGGTTTTTGCTGTTTTTGCAAATTTTGCTTTCCGTTTTGATGGTAAGCAACATCCGCTACCCTAGCTTTAAAAAAATCGATCTAAAAAAAGCCCATTTTTTACGCATATTAGTCGGCCTTACGGTCGCGTTTTCGGTTATTTATATCTACCCGATCGAGGCGGTTACGGCTTTAATGAGCGTTTATGTTTCTTACGGTATAATCCGCTATGTTTTTATGAGATGTAAAAACAAAAAAAACCAAAAGGAGAGCGAATGA